In the genome of Schistocerca piceifrons isolate TAMUIC-IGC-003096 chromosome X, iqSchPice1.1, whole genome shotgun sequence, one region contains:
- the LOC124721208 gene encoding beta-1,3-galactosyltransferase 5-like isoform X1, giving the protein MAFRVRKSHSLLLGLVGIVLIMYSAYYSNSGYLFVENGPRNRKAANITAPDGSVIVEVDASKNNIAALKVSKNAISTAASRVVSVPMGENSTHNTTLREAAKQPKPVANTAAAEKSAPNVKAATKPNNSDPADKAVVTNTIFDASYFITNENLCIDDGQNLQILIIITSAPSHFEARMAIRQTWGSFKQRKDVAMSFLIGSVQDNKTNQTLATESDMYGDIIMAQFFDTYNNLTLKTLSMLEWVDSYCSKIKFVLKTDDDMFINIPRLLSFVSKHSKDKRTIFGRLAKRWKPIRNKKSKYYVSPNQYRPSVFPDFTTGPAYLLTGDVVHDLYATALNKTYLKLEDVFMTGIVAQDRKVKRTHANEFMNKRITFNPCAVQKVISIHMVKFHEQFDLWKKLLDGRSKCT; this is encoded by the coding sequence GAAACAGAAAGGCAGCTAATATCACAGCACCAGATGGCTCTGTTATTGTAGAGGTAGATGCATCGAAAAACAATATTGCTGCTCTTAAAGTTTCAAAAAATGCTATTTCTACTGCTGCTTCACGAGTAGTTTCTGTACCTATGGGTGAAAACTCAACACACAACACAACACTTCGTGAAGCTGCAAAACAGCCAAAGCCAGTTGCAAATACAgctgcagctgagaagagtgcACCAAATGTTAAAGCAGCAACAAAACCAAATAATAGTGATCCTGCTGACAAAGCTGTTGTGACAAATACCATATTTGATGCAAGTTATTTCAttaccaatgaaaatttgtgtataGATGACgggcaaaatttgcaaattttaataattattacaTCAGCCCCATCCCATTTTGAAGCACGCATGGCCATTAGACAAACGTGGGGAAGCTTCAAGCAACGAAAAGATGTTGCCATGTCATTTCTCATTGGATCTGTGCAAGATAACAAAACTAATCAGACTCTAGCCACTGAATCAGATATGTATGGAGATATCATAATGGCACAATTTTTTGATACCTACAATAATTTAACTTTAAAAACACTTTCTATGTTGGAATGGGTTGATAGCTATTGCAGTAAAATAAAGTTTGTGCTGAAGACTGATGATGACATGTTTATAAATATTCCAAGACTACTTAGTTTTGTTAGCAAGCATTCAAAAGACAAGAGAACAATTTTTGGAAGACTAGCAAAAAGGTGGAAACCCATACGGAACAAGAAATCTAAATATTATGTCTCTCCAAACCAGTATCGGCCTTCTGTGTTCCCTGATTTCACTACTGGCCCAGCTTATTTATTAACGGGAGATGTGGTGCATGACTTGTATGCAACAGCACTTAACAAAACATATTTAAAACTTGAAGACGTGTTTATGACAGGAATAGTGGCACAGGATAGGAAAGTGAAAAGAACTCATGCAAATGAATTCATGAATAAACGAATAACATTCAACCCTTGTGCTGTACAAAAAGTTATCAGCATACACATGGTAAAGTTTCACGAACAGTTTGATCTGTGGAAAAAACTTTTAGATGGAAGGTCAAAATGCACGTAG